CTTCTCGCGATAAGATAAGCCGCCGAGGGTGAGCATGCTGAGTACTACCCAAACTGGATGTGAAGAGGGATCGACATCCATAGCTATTATTCTTGGCTTGATAAGCACATGATTAATTATGTAAATTGCATCTGCGCTTGAAAGGCTCCAAACCTAACCAGCCCTGCAACAGTTCGCCCTTGCACATCGTGCAAAGCTTGCCAGCATGCGTAGTCGTCGAGATAATTCCTGGGTGGTTCAGAAGTTTGGTGGAACAAGCATTGGCAAATTCCCAGACAAGGTTAGTTGCACCACTGTTTGTTCACCCGCTTTGCTATAGTGACGATTGCTTACATGACCATGGTAGGTTGCCGAGATCGTGAAGAGGTACAGCTCAACCACTAGCGTATCAAGGGGGCCGGCTAACATTATTCCAGCGCGAGGCTTGGAGGCGATAGACCCGCAGTGATATGTTCTGCACGAAGTTCAGGCAAGAAAGTCTTCGGAACAACGAGTAGGTGAGTCAAACAGCCATCAAACCTCTCATCAGCTTGAAGTACTAATCATGATCATCCAGGCTGCTACAAGTCTACCGGACATTGAGAGGCATTGTTGCCATCACGCAAGACCCTGATATGCAAGAGTTGCTCTTCGACAGACTTCGCAGCATTATCAAAGATATCCGTGATGACCAAGTGGCCACTGTCCAGATATATATCTTGAGACAGGACATTCGTGATGAGACAACCCGACAGATCACAGCAGATTGCCAGGAACTACTTGACTACACATCCGCTGCTAAGCGCTTCAACCTCGATATCAATGGTAAAGCAAAAGACAAAATGGTCAGCTTCGGTGAGAAGTTGAGCTGTCGACTCATGGTTGCTATGCTACGAGACAGAGACATCCCAGCGGAATACGTCGATCTCTCCGATATTGTACCTAACAACAACCTGAATCATTTGAAGCCTGAATTCTTCCCTGAAGCAGCTGCAGTCTTTGGAAAACGAATCGAAGCTTGCAATGGGAGAGTTCCCGTCATCACTGGATTCTTCGGCGCTGTTCCGGGGAGTTTGATAGACAGTGGTATTGGAAGAGGATATTCTGACCTCTGTGCTGTTTTGGTGGCGATTGGGCTACATGCAGAGAGAGTGCAGATCTGgaaagaggttgatggcatTTTCACAGCTGATCCGAGAGAAGTCCCTGATGCTAGATGCTTGCCTTCGATCACGCCatctgaagcagctgaacTTACCTTCTATGGATCAGAggtcattcatcatcttgcaCTGTCTCTGGCAATTCAAGCAAAGCCGCCTATTAgcatctttgtcaagaatGTGCAGAAGCCGTGGGGTCAAGGAACTGTTGTTGTTCCTAGCGATGGTGACGACACATCTTCGTGGCCGATCGACTACTTGGACCCTTCCGACTCGGACTGTACTTCTTCCACAGCACTGCCAAAAATGCCAACTGCTGTCACCATCAAACGAGAcatcaccattctcaacatcctcagcaacaaaCAGTCCATGTCtcatggcttcttcgtcaaggtcTTTACCATCCTGGCAGAGCACGATATCTCAGTTGATCTAATCTCCACCTCAGAAGTCCATGTTTCTATGGCAATCAACAGTTCCAACATGGAT
This region of Fusarium verticillioides 7600 chromosome 3, whole genome shotgun sequence genomic DNA includes:
- a CDS encoding aspartate kinase, whose protein sequence is MINYFALAHRAKLASMRSRRDNSWVVQKFGGTSIGKFPDKVAEIVKSARLGGDRPAVICSARSSGKKVFGTTSRLLQVYRTLRGIVAITQDPDMQELLFDRLRSIIKDIRDDQVATVQIYILRQDIRDETTRQITADCQELLDYTSAAKRFNLDINGKAKDKMVSFGEKLSCRLMVAMLRDRDIPAEYVDLSDIVPNNNLNHLKPEFFPEAAAVFGKRIEACNGRVPVITGFFGAVPGSLIDSGIGRGYSDLCAVLVAIGLHAERVQIWKEVDGIFTADPREVPDARCLPSITPSEAAELTFYGSEVIHHLALSLAIQAKPPISIFVKNVQKPWGQGTVVVPSDGDDTSSWPIDYLDPSDSDCTSSTALPKMPTAVTIKRDITILNILSNKQSMSHGFFVKVFTILAEHDISVDLISTSEVHVSMAINSSNMDPSQIKDVHCKIAEEGEVNVLPDMAILSLVGAELKNMTGIAGRMFAILGEQHVNIEMISQGASEINISCVIPDKDATRALNMLHNELFTKNAM
- a CDS encoding aspartate kinase, which produces MRSRRDNSWVVQKFGGTSIGKFPDKVAEIVKSARLGGDRPAVICSARSSGKKVFGTTSRLLQVYRTLRGIVAITQDPDMQELLFDRLRSIIKDIRDDQVATVQIYILRQDIRDETTRQITADCQELLDYTSAAKRFNLDINGKAKDKMVSFGEKLSCRLMVAMLRDRDIPAEYVDLSDIVPNNNLNHLKPEFFPEAAAVFGKRIEACNGRVPVITGFFGAVPGSLIDSGIGRGYSDLCAVLVAIGLHAERVQIWKEVDGIFTADPREVPDARCLPSITPSEAAELTFYGSEVIHHLALSLAIQAKPPISIFVKNVQKPWGQGTVVVPSDGDDTSSWPIDYLDPSDSDCTSSTALPKMPTAVTIKRDITILNILSNKQSMSHGFFVKVFTILAEHDISVDLISTSEVHVSMAINSSNMDPSQIKDVHCKIAEEGEVNVLPDMAILSLVGAELKNMTGIAGRMFAILGEQHVNIEMISQGASEINISCVIPDKDATRALNMLHNELFTKNAM